ttgaGGAGACACGCAGTTCTAAGGTATGGAAATTCTCTGTCTAAAATACAGCTTCAGCATTTTCAGAgccatttttccttttctctttatgTGCAGAGAGTCTCAGGGCCTGCCTGCAGTGCAGGGCTCTCCCAGTGCGTGACATCACTGCCGTGCCCCAGCAAAGCCAAGGGCCGGATCCCAGGGATCCCAGCCCGGCCCTTCTGCCGGGATTTGCGGTCacctgacccagccctgggagcgcctctgctctgccctgggctcctgcgggcagccacagcccgttcATTGTGTGCTGCTTCTGCTCCTGGTGCCTTCACAGGCTCACGGTGAAATTCTGGATGAGGCACGGGATTCCTTTGTTTAAAGCTTAATGCTTCCTAGGCTTGGGAATGCTCTCAACCAAGTCAAAATAATTTCATAATGACAAGCCTCTAAATACTCAGAGAAgtacagagctgctctccagatgATTACTGCTCAGGCCCTTTCAAGCAGCAACATTTCTTGGTCTAAAAATACTAATGCAAACGAACACTTAATTGTTTTAGCAGTGGATTAGGTGGGATTTGTACTGAACTACTCTAAGCTGCAATGTATGGTTATGCCATGTTAGGAACTCCTTCTGTCAGAAGCGAAATGCCCTGGAGTAATCCTGTAAAAGGGAAATGAGCAGATGGGTTTTTACTGAGGAACAGATATGAGGCCTTGATTGAGTTACAATTTAGAACACTTCTGCTCCTGTCAGTAGAAAAGAGGTACTTCAGTTTAGATCTTGATTTTTGTCCAATACTTCCTGACAGCCTGGGATGAAAAAGTCCTTCTAAGATCTTCCAAGGTTTGTTAAGATTTTTTTGTTGCAGCCTTAAAATGCTGATTTCTGTGTGGTATTTGGGAAGCACTGCTCTGAAGTCATCTCTGAATGGTGAGACTTTCTTACTTCCAAGCAGCCTTATTTTTTAATATGCCTGTTCCATGTCACATAGCTCTGAATTCACTGTTCTTaactgatttgtttgtttgtttgttttgcatttttttaaacattGAGGAATTCTTAATTGTCAACTAAGTAATTCTTTCTGTTTCAGGAACGTGGACTCCATTTAATCCAGCAACAGTCAGATCAATTCTTGGTGAGTGTAGTTGCGTGATGTGGCATAGTCCTAAGATAATGTTTTGTGATCTGCTCAGCTGATTGATTGAGAATGCTCTCAATTGCTacactgttttgttgtttttttcctcagagtgcccagcagcagtaagttaaattattttctcttttgattAATAGAGAATGCCCTTTGCATACGCACATGTGCACTTGTCAAAATAGCTTGAGAAAATGTTACTGCATAATTGATTAGATAATAAATGTAATTTATGCATGAGGAGATTGTTATCCTAAATTTTCTAAAAAGATATTATGTAAGTTGTCTTGGGAAGTAGTTTTTCCTATCTTGAATTTAAGCCTATGTTTTACTCCAAAAATACCAAACAGAAGCTTTACAAAGCTCGAATTCTGTTAGTGTCTAAACTAATTGCCAGTAATGTGGAAGGTGCTGGTGATAGAACAGAAGGATGAAGATTCAAGCACAAGAAATCAAATCTTTTCTGTCACACAGTTCATAAATCCAAGGATTacattttttgctttgttctcaATAAgtgttcagcagcagcctgagttCCATTGCTGGATGACATGTAAAGATAACACCATGAGTAAATCAAATGCAGATGAATATCCCAGCACTGTTGGAAATTATGTAAGACTTTTTAATGTGTCCTTGGAAAAGAACAGTCCACCCCTCTGCCCATTTTGATTATTACTGGATGATCAATCAAGCCCTCAGTATTTTTGAACTGAAAATGAAAAACTAGGAAAAATAAACATTCTGTGATTTATTCTGGTATTTTTatcttggtttattttttttccttcagtggaTGACTGCTGCTTTTTCTTGGCAGGACTTTGCAAATTACCACTTGCATTTTAGcagtttcttttctctcttcagtACCTTCCACAGAGCACTCTTGATATCTACTTAAAGTCCTGACAGATCTTGCTGAGGAGTTGTATGACTAAGGTTTTATATGTGTTTCTTACTTTTTATTTCAGGCATGTTTGACAGAGAAAACAAAGGGGGTGTGAACTTCAATGAATTCACAGGAGTCTGGAAATACATCACAGACTGGCAGAATGTCTTTCGAACGTATGACAGAGACAATTCTGGAATGATTGACAAAAATGAACTAAAGCAAGCACTAACAGGTTTTGGTAATTCATTAGTAATTACAGTTTTTATGACTAGGTTATGTCATAGAATGAGCTGCTTACTGGTGCTGTTGCAGAGCTGTACTGCTCTGACAAATGTCACTAAAAATGAGGTAGGTGAAGGGCAGCTTTCCTTTGAGGCATAAGCTACCTTTTAACAATGTCCATGCCAGAGGCATGTGTTTTTTAAAGCTCTTTTCTtaaagagaggaaaggaaaacattcCTGATACATGTCCTGACACATCCAGTTCCAGTCTCCTCTGTGACTAGCTCTGAGGGTTACCAGTGTATCAGGCTAAGTCTGAACTAACAGGGTACTTGATAGAACTTGCCACCTTTTAAACAAGGCCAGCTGTCCGTGCTGTGGGAGCATTCTGATGGCTAAGGAACTTTCATTCCAGTCACGTCACCTGTAAAGACTTGAACTGCAGCCCTAAACCATTCCCTCAATCAAACAGTCACCTTAATCTGTAATTATAGTTAATGTGACTCTGTATATAATTATTATTGAGCATGGGTTTTATTGCATGCATCTTAGTTTACCAAAAAATAGTCATTGTAACTCCTTACTGCTTTCTGGTTTTGTTACACATGCCTGCTAAACAACCTTGTTCTTTTTATAGAAGGACTGCAGTAATTGAAACCTTCTAAAGTATTTCTCTTTTTCCAAGGTTACCGACTCTCTGATCAGTTCTATGATATCCTTATTCGGAAATTTGACAGACAAGGAAAAGGACAAGTTGCTTTTGATGATTTTATTCAGTGCTGTGTTGTTCTACAGGTAAGAAAAGAGATGTACTTTGATGTCAGTtgaaaaaaaaatgccttttcttAAGCTTTTCTGGTTCTCACTTTAACAGTGGATCAGAACTTGCTTTTATTTATAGTAAGCCATTTGAACTAAGTGTATGCTAAGTCCTAGAAACATCTTTGTGTATTGGTCTTCATTAGCAATTCCTTTGTGTCTCAAGTAAATTTGATACAATGGGTGAGGGACAAAAAAGTGTAAAATAGTATCAGTGTTTGACACTCTCTGTTAGTTTAATACAGACTTCAGAGCTGATCTTGCAAGGGTAATggtaaaaatacacaaaaaacctTCCAGTCTTTCAGTGACacagagagtgagagagagaacATGGAGGGAAAGCAGTTCCCTGTAAAAGTCACATCTCTGTTATTTAGACACATCAGTCACCTTTGCATTCATTTGTAATACAAGGCAATTATGGTTAGTTGTAGACTTGAACTCTGCTAAAAAGGGCTTTAAATGGAATAATCACTCAGCTGATGTTAATGAAACCGTGCTGGCAGTTGTTCTGGTCCTTTGTACTGCCTGGCACCTCTGGGGTTATACAGAGACACCTCAGTTGGCAATGGCACATGAAGCATATTTGCCTAGAAGGCGAGATATGCACAAGGTATGCATTGGATTCTGTTTCCAGATGACTCAAACACTGCATTGTTTTTCCCCCTGCTTTAAAGCCAGTTATAAAAAGCTGTCTGGTCTATACAGAAGGTAACTTTAAGTATTGCATTATTATTGCAGTGAGCTGTCTTATATATAAAGACTGTAAAATGGCTACAGGGGGGATGAACAGAAAGGGTTCATAAAGCCCAGGtggtattactgcgcctgagtgggttgcAGCAGGTGAGAGAGACGGTGaatgaatcttgtttcttgaatcagaaggcttgatttatttaatataagatataatacattattactatactaataggaatcaagagagaggtttgcagagctgctaggccaggctaagaatagatagaaagaatctataacaaagttgtgtccaaggactccatccctagcttgttccttgtgtttggcccttaattataaacatgggaacatgaaccaatcactaatcaaaataggtgcccctgttgcattccccagcagctgataataattgtttatgttctcttctgaggcctcagccttccagaagacacagaaatctgaaagaaaggatttctgtgaaaaaatgtctgcgacaaggtGGCAAGGGGAGTGTGTTGCAGTCTGAAGCTTCCCCTAGAACAAAAGtgtctattattattttttttctctcctcctcaGAGGCTGACTGATGTGTTTCGTCGATACGACACTGACCAGGATGGCTGGATCCAGGTGTCCTATGAGCAGTACCTTTCCATGGTCTTCAGCATCGTATGACATGGATAACCAGGAATTGCACACTGGCATTACATAGACTGGAGTTGCCAAATCATACTCTACTGAATAAGATTATTTATGTATTATAATGGATGTAACATCACATTCTTAAATTTTGTATGTTGGTAATCATTGTCAGAATCTGTACTTGAGttggttttattttgtattattgtaTGATGTGACCATCTCTGCTTACTGTAGTACAGAAAGCACAGAATCTAGATTTAACCAGTACAATGTTGAACTCTTACACATATCCTTACCTCTTACACATATCCTGCATGGGAAAAATGACTCTTTAGAAATGCCAAATTAAAATCATGCTTGTTAGTTTATATCAGTTGAAAGCCAGAAGTTGCACAACATGTTTTGCATGTGCCTTACTTTTATAAGAGTTTAatgtattaatttttaaatacagAATTTAAAATTAAGTAAAAATACCAGGTCAACTTTCAGTCTGTTTCACTTTTGTGCAGCTTTAAGGGGATGGTGATTTTATTTCTGTATTCTCATTTTCTACGATTCAGAGATCTCTCCACTTGGATggccttttttattttattttctagctGCCTCCTTTCAGGGTATCTTTGGGATGGCTTCAAATACAACTTCTCACCTGTAAAAAAGGTCACACTGCATCTCCCTTGAGAAGTTCCCCTGAAAAATGAACTCTGACTCTGAATTTGCTCCTTTTGCTTAGTTGTCTCATTTGACATCAGAAGTCTTCCTTTTCGTGCTGAAGCACTTATTTGAAGTGGCCTTGAATTGACAGTCAGACATTCTTGTAACTTTGCCCTACTTCTCACCATTTCCAGCTAatgagagagtggaaaaactCAAGCAAGACAAGTAATGACTGTCACACACCATCTCTTGCAGTAACTCTTGGAGGAAGCAAAGACAACGAGAGTTACAATGTTACTCCCATGTGACCCTGAGATTGGCTCAGATGGTCACAGAATGGTACAAATAACACCAAGGTCACACGTTCAGTCTCTGTATGGTCCATTCACTGAACAGCTGGACTTAGTGATTCTTGTGGACTCTTTCCAACTCAGATGATTCTGAGTCTGTGTCTCACCCACACTAGAGTGTCTGGTGTCAGGGTGAAGGCAGCAAAGTGGCAACTGTGCAACTGTTACAAAGCATTTGTCATGTAAAGAAGCTGCTACTATTTGTCAAGTGATACGCAGAGCCTTAGTGACAGCTCAGCAACACTGAACACTCTTCTGGTGTCCAGTATGTGGGGGAAAACCCATGGCCCCCAGAGCATAAGCACCCTGAAACAAGGAGATGGCCCAAAGCACTCTGGGTGTCCTCACCCAAAAGGCAAGGAATTGGTTTTGGGTGAGGAGGGAGATCAGGAGTAACAACCAGTGTCAGAAACCACCTCATCCAACAGCTGTGGAAGTTACTTACCTTGAAGAAAACAAGGGAAAAATACTTCCACCAGTTACTCTTTGAACCTTCCCTCCCTGGAAGGCTGAGAAAATAACTATATATGCTCTCtccagaaacaaaacagaagagaaTGCTTTTGAGAATTTCTGGGCTCAAAAGAGTTCCCCTGTTTCTTTCCACTAAGGAAGCTGCCCCTCTGGCTCATACATCCAGATAAAATCCAGTAATTCCGGGAAGTGTTTTGAGGAGTAAGTCCATGGTACAAACTAAGAAACTGCAATCTGAGAAACTTCCCAAGTTGTCTGCCCTGAAAGATGCCTCCACGTCCAGCTGGCCTTGTTGTATTTCACTGCCCTTGGTGCAGAACAGCTGATTCCAGCACTTCCTAAAGGAGCATCACTGATGGAGAGAATCATCAAGGTGGCTCTGGATTGGAACAACTCTTGTCCCACTGGGAAACACACTTCTAAAGGTGTGAAAGCAGGTACACCACGGATCAAGAAACTGACTAAAAGCAGACCATTTATTCCCAGTCCAAGACATGTTCCAGTCTGGGTTTTTGTGACTGGCTTTTTAAGGAAATTGGAAATTTGCTCCAAAGGCTCAGGTGCATTCTGAGAACTACTGCCTCCATGCCAAGGCCTGTGACGTAGCTGCAGTGGTGCTGATGGGTGCCAGGCCTctggtgctgctctgcaggctggCAGGAGCTACTTTGTGAGGTGGTTTCTTAAAGAAGGACTGGAGTCTGGACAGAGTTCTGCTCCAATTCTATACTACTTAGGAGCAAGATATGGCAAAGGGCTTTCCTGGCAGTAGGAAGTACTCAGCACTCTACAGCTCAGGAAAGCTTTAGTAAATCAATGCTGTCTTACTACTCCAACAGCAAGAACTGTTTCCCCAATGCAGGACTCTGCACAAGAAAGGAAGGACAGTAACTGTTGCCCAGAAGGAAAAACTACAGAACCTGTAGGTGCAAAAAGCATCTAATTTGGGTGGAGCTCATCCAGCTACTGTGTGTCACTAGGGTATACAGTGATGGCAGTAAAATCCAAAAGGGAGTGAGAAATGAGGAAAAGAGTTCTCTGCAACAACCTCAAATGAAAAGGTCTTAACTTGAATTGACAGACTTGCAGCAGTAATATTTCCTAGCAACATTTTCAGAATTTTAGTTGCACTACACTTTCTGTGAGGAAAAAACAATGCTAGTAACATTTGTGTAAATAACTTCTGGTAATTTTTAAATGTAGATATAATAACAAATCAATCCTACAGACTTGTAAATCAAAACTCTGGCAGACAACTGTGGTAGAAAAAACAATTTTCTCCTTTCAGCAAGAAGGCTGAGTATGTACTTCAGTGCATGGAGGTGTG
The sequence above is drawn from the Melospiza melodia melodia isolate bMelMel2 chromosome 1, bMelMel2.pri, whole genome shotgun sequence genome and encodes:
- the PDCD6 gene encoding programmed cell death protein 6, whose translation is MAAGYQQRPNGGGAPGALPDPSFLWSVFQRVDKDRSGIICDNELQQALSNGTWTPFNPATVRSILGMFDRENKGGVNFNEFTGVWKYITDWQNVFRTYDRDNSGMIDKNELKQALTGFGYRLSDQFYDILIRKFDRQGKGQVAFDDFIQCCVVLQRLTDVFRRYDTDQDGWIQVSYEQYLSMVFSIV